Proteins found in one Bacillus thermozeamaize genomic segment:
- a CDS encoding Holliday junction DNA helicase RuvB — protein sequence MEERMITSHLLPEDQGVEYSLRPRFLSEYIGQEALKENLRIFIDAAKMRQEALDHVLLYGPPGLGKTTLSHIIANELGVSIRVTSGPAIERPGDLAAILTNLQYGDVLFIDEIHRLPSSVEEVLYPAMEDYALDIVIGKGPGARSIRLDLPPFTLIGATTRAGLLSAPLRDRFGVVSRLEFYSVDELVLILLRSADLLGVRLEEAAAREVACRSRGTPRIANRLLKRVRDFAQVRGDGFITASQAREALGRMQVDRLGLDEVDHRLLRTVMEKFNGGPVGLETMAAAIGEDAQTIEDVYEPYLLQIGFLKRTPRGRVLTPAAYHHFGRPYPHESGS from the coding sequence TTGGAAGAGCGGATGATCACAAGCCATCTGCTCCCTGAGGATCAGGGAGTGGAGTACAGTCTGCGGCCGCGTTTTCTTTCCGAATATATCGGACAAGAGGCGCTGAAGGAAAATTTGCGCATTTTTATCGATGCGGCCAAGATGCGGCAAGAAGCGCTCGACCACGTCTTGTTGTATGGACCGCCCGGTCTGGGGAAGACCACCCTTTCCCACATTATCGCCAATGAACTGGGCGTCTCGATCCGGGTGACCTCCGGTCCGGCGATTGAACGGCCCGGGGACCTGGCGGCCATTTTGACCAACCTGCAGTACGGGGATGTCCTGTTCATTGACGAGATCCACCGCCTTCCGTCCAGCGTCGAAGAGGTGCTTTATCCGGCGATGGAGGATTACGCATTGGATATCGTGATCGGCAAAGGGCCAGGAGCGCGTTCCATTCGTTTGGACTTGCCGCCGTTTACTCTGATCGGGGCGACGACCCGGGCCGGTTTATTGTCGGCTCCCCTTCGGGATCGCTTCGGCGTGGTCAGCCGGCTCGAGTTTTATTCGGTCGACGAGCTGGTCCTGATCCTGCTTCGCTCCGCTGATTTGCTGGGCGTGCGTCTGGAAGAGGCGGCAGCGCGGGAGGTGGCATGCCGCTCGCGCGGCACGCCGCGGATTGCCAACCGCCTGTTGAAGCGGGTGCGGGATTTTGCCCAGGTGCGCGGCGATGGGTTCATCACGGCCAGCCAGGCGCGGGAGGCGCTGGGGCGGATGCAGGTGGACCGTCTCGGTCTGGATGAAGTGGACCATCGGCTGCTCAGGACGGTGATGGAAAAGTTTAACGGCGGGCCGGTCGGTCTGGAGACGATGGCTGCCGCCATTGGGGAAGATGCGCAGACCATCGAGGACGTGTATGAGCCTTATCTGCTCCAGATCGGCTTTTTAAAGCGAACTCCGCGCGGGCGGGTGCTGACGCCTGCGGCATATCACCATTTCGGGAGGCCATATCCGCATGAATCCGGTAGCTAA